A genomic stretch from Bradyrhizobium sp. 195 includes:
- a CDS encoding PaaI family thioesterase, translating to MSTIPTTLPFEELAEAIKGRRSDYGHISGLQLDRFAPAEAWSSLPYRPVFVGDIETGVLHGGVVTAMLDESCGMAVQLALDGTRAIATLDLRIDYQKPATPGLDIKAHSVCYRTTRSIAFVRSTAYQESEDDPVATATACFMIGANRTNMLADRRMDARSIPTLEAPADPDGPFAHSPFARCLGIRVNGDSTLTMPFSPVIIGNPILPAIHGGMTGAFLETTAIVGVARELGTAALPKPIGLTVNYLRSGRALDTFADVSIVKQGRRIVAFEARAWQDDAEKPIATAFGHFMLRPTPGSDEE from the coding sequence ATGAGCACCATACCGACCACGCTCCCGTTCGAGGAACTTGCCGAGGCGATCAAGGGCCGCCGTTCCGATTACGGCCATATCAGCGGGCTCCAGCTCGACCGTTTCGCGCCGGCTGAGGCCTGGTCCAGCCTGCCCTACCGGCCCGTCTTCGTCGGCGACATCGAGACCGGTGTGCTGCACGGCGGCGTCGTCACCGCAATGCTGGACGAGAGCTGCGGCATGGCGGTGCAGCTTGCGCTCGACGGCACGCGCGCGATTGCCACGCTCGATCTGCGCATCGACTACCAGAAGCCGGCGACACCCGGCCTCGACATCAAGGCGCATTCGGTCTGCTACCGCACCACACGCTCGATCGCTTTCGTGCGCTCCACCGCCTATCAGGAATCCGAGGACGATCCGGTGGCGACCGCGACCGCCTGCTTCATGATCGGCGCCAACCGCACCAACATGCTCGCGGACCGCAGGATGGACGCACGGAGCATCCCGACGCTGGAGGCACCGGCGGACCCTGACGGTCCGTTCGCGCACAGCCCGTTTGCGCGCTGCCTCGGCATCCGCGTCAACGGCGACAGCACGCTGACGATGCCGTTTTCGCCTGTGATCATCGGCAATCCGATCCTGCCTGCGATCCATGGCGGCATGACAGGCGCCTTCCTCGAGACCACCGCGATCGTCGGCGTGGCGCGCGAGCTCGGCACCGCCGCGCTGCCCAAGCCGATCGGCCTTACCGTCAACTATTTGCGTTCCGGCCGCGCCCTCGACACGTTCGCCGATGTTTCGATCGTGAAGCAGGGACGGCGCATCGTCGCCTTCGAGGCGCGCGCCTGGCAGGACGATGCGGAAAAGCCGATCGCCACCGCTTTTGGTCATTTCATGCTGCGCCCGACGCCGGGAAGTGACGAGGAATAA
- a CDS encoding amidase: MTLPMSWTEWAQHDGVALAGRVRKGELTAKELARQAAAGIAKVNPALSGVVELFEDVIADPAKDGANLAGPFAGLPFLMKDLGPTMKGRLQEMGSLLMRGNRAAADTFLTGKFRQAGLNLIGRTTTPEFGVCSSADNPAVYVTRNPWNTDYTTCGSSAGSAAMVAAGVVPIAHATDGGGSIRIPAGVNGNIGLKVSRGVFSLAPHMSDLTGLVSIQGCQSRSVRDTAAFVDHARGPAPGEFMPFWTTAQPYSEMIKRDPSKLRIALSHTWGDYKATPEIAAELEKTGRFLEGLGHHVDYALPELDFRAAFAAQTTCYISNFAVVISNMLAARGLDKPPEDLIEPMNIRIWEAGRHTTFAERAKMQGVFNTTSRGFGAFFEQWDVILTPITALPTPKVGTREYLTISDNRDVLDWFGNLWRFFAFTPLANLCGMPAISMPMASQEHGLPLGIQAIAKQANDGLLLQLAAQIERALDGKWNGGRKPKVHVG; this comes from the coding sequence ATGACCTTGCCGATGAGCTGGACTGAATGGGCGCAGCACGACGGCGTCGCGCTGGCGGGGCGCGTCCGCAAGGGCGAGCTGACGGCGAAGGAGCTGGCGCGCCAGGCTGCCGCGGGGATCGCCAAGGTCAATCCGGCGCTGTCGGGCGTAGTCGAGCTGTTCGAGGACGTGATCGCCGATCCCGCCAAGGACGGCGCCAATCTCGCAGGTCCGTTCGCCGGCCTGCCGTTCCTGATGAAGGACCTCGGGCCGACCATGAAGGGCCGGCTGCAGGAAATGGGCTCGCTGTTGATGCGCGGCAATCGCGCCGCGGCCGACACGTTCCTCACCGGAAAATTCCGCCAGGCTGGGCTCAACCTGATCGGACGCACCACCACGCCGGAATTCGGCGTGTGCTCTTCGGCCGACAATCCCGCCGTCTACGTCACCCGCAATCCCTGGAATACTGACTACACCACCTGCGGCTCGTCCGCGGGCAGCGCCGCGATGGTCGCAGCCGGCGTGGTGCCGATCGCGCATGCAACCGACGGCGGCGGCTCGATCCGCATTCCCGCCGGCGTCAACGGCAATATCGGGCTGAAGGTTTCGCGCGGCGTGTTTTCGCTCGCACCGCACATGTCCGACCTCACCGGCCTCGTCTCGATCCAGGGCTGCCAGTCGCGCTCGGTGCGCGACACCGCCGCCTTCGTCGATCATGCGAGGGGACCTGCGCCTGGCGAGTTCATGCCGTTCTGGACCACGGCGCAGCCCTATTCCGAGATGATCAAGCGCGATCCCTCAAAGCTGCGCATCGCGCTGTCGCACACATGGGGCGACTACAAGGCTACGCCTGAGATCGCAGCCGAGTTGGAGAAGACCGGCCGCTTCCTCGAAGGCCTCGGCCATCACGTCGACTACGCGCTGCCCGAGCTCGATTTCCGAGCCGCCTTCGCCGCGCAGACCACCTGCTACATCTCGAACTTTGCGGTGGTGATCTCCAACATGCTCGCCGCGCGCGGGCTGGACAAGCCGCCGGAAGACCTGATCGAGCCCATGAACATCCGGATCTGGGAAGCCGGCCGCCATACCACCTTTGCCGAGCGGGCGAAGATGCAGGGCGTATTCAACACGACATCGCGCGGCTTCGGCGCCTTCTTCGAGCAGTGGGACGTGATCCTGACGCCGATCACGGCGCTGCCGACGCCGAAGGTCGGTACCAGGGAATATCTCACCATCTCCGACAATCGCGATGTGCTGGACTGGTTCGGCAATCTCTGGCGCTTCTTCGCCTTCACGCCGCTCGCCAATCTCTGCGGCATGCCGGCGATCTCGATGCCGATGGCGAGCCAGGAGCACGGCCTGCCGCTCGGCATCCAGGCCATCGCCAAGCAGGCCAATGACGGCCTCCTGCTGCAGCTCGCCGCCCAGATCGAGCGCGCGCTCGACGGCAAGTGGAACGGCGGCAGGAAGCCGAAGGTGCATGTGGGCTGA
- a CDS encoding flavin reductase family protein, with protein MSVDAKPLDAKDFKQAMRQCAGAVALVTVGAEHGKRTGLTVTSACSLSDSPPSLIVCVNRNASAHGRIREEGAFAINFLHEDHALLALTFSGQKGVNGDDRFAFGQWTRGATGAPVLTDAVAAFDCVLAQEFETRTHSIFVGEVRGVSHADGARPLVYLRSSFHTPHEMRETVTVGDLDSRHLSWTDFS; from the coding sequence ATTTCCGTGGACGCCAAACCTCTCGACGCCAAGGATTTCAAGCAGGCGATGCGCCAATGCGCCGGTGCCGTCGCGCTGGTCACGGTCGGCGCAGAGCATGGCAAGCGCACCGGGTTGACGGTGACGTCGGCATGCTCGCTGTCGGACTCACCGCCCTCGCTGATCGTCTGCGTCAACCGCAACGCCAGCGCGCATGGGCGCATCCGCGAGGAAGGCGCGTTCGCGATCAATTTCCTGCACGAGGATCACGCGCTGCTCGCGCTCACCTTCAGCGGCCAGAAGGGCGTCAACGGCGACGACCGTTTTGCCTTCGGGCAGTGGACGCGCGGCGCGACCGGTGCCCCGGTGCTGACGGATGCGGTCGCCGCATTCGATTGCGTTCTGGCGCAGGAGTTCGAGACCAGGACGCATTCGATCTTCGTCGGCGAGGTGCGGGGGGTGTCGCATGCGGATGGAGCGAGGCCGCTGGTGTACCTGCGCAGCAGTTTCCACACACCGCATGAAATGCGCGAGACGGTGACGGTCGGCGACCTCGATTCACGGCATTTGAGCTGGACGGATTTTTCGTAG
- a CDS encoding Tex family protein has product MANINQKIAQELGVRAEQVEATVTLLDGGATVPFIARYRKEATGALDDAQLRTLEERLGYLRELEDRRKAILESVREQGKLDAALEASILAADSKARLEDIYLPFKPKRRTKAEIAKEAGLEPLANQLMAEPTNDPKVVAESFVNAEKGVADATAALDGARAILVERFDEDADLIGALREEMWTNARMASKVRDGKKTEGEKFADYFEFSEPLTKLPSHRILAMFRGEKEEILDLQIQAEAEAPPPGVPSAYELKIMKRFGIADLKRAGDRWLIDTVRWAWRTKIQVHLNIDLRMRLWNAAETEAVRVFASNLRDLLLAAPAGTRVTMGLDPGYRTGVKVAVTDATGKVVDTAVIYPHEPQRQWNESLAILGKLALKHRVELIAIGNGTASRETDKLAGDLVKGLAELKMTKIVVSEAGASVYSASAFASEELPGLDVTLRGAVSIARRLQDPLAELVKIEPKAIGVGQYQHDLGQAKLAKSLDAVVEDCVNAVGVDVNTASAPLLARVSGVGSGLAQSIVAHRDANGPFKSRKALKDVPRLGPKAFEQCAGFLRILGGEDPLDASGVHPEAYPVVRRILSATKSDIKALIGSSEIVRTLKPKDFVDETFGLPTVTDILRELEKPGRDPRPAFKAAVFMEGVEEIKHLKKGMILEGTVTNVAAFGAFVDIGVHQDGLVHISAMSKTYIKDPREVVKPGDIVKVKVLDFEVARKRISLTLRLDDEVGSKKDAPGMQRDNSSRNPSRMTSSAPRKQESSGGGGALAEALRRAAEKNNGKRA; this is encoded by the coding sequence GTGGCAAATATCAACCAGAAAATTGCGCAAGAGCTTGGGGTTCGGGCCGAGCAGGTCGAAGCGACGGTGACGCTGCTCGACGGCGGCGCCACGGTTCCCTTCATCGCCCGCTACCGCAAGGAAGCGACCGGTGCGCTCGACGACGCGCAATTGCGTACTCTGGAAGAGCGCCTGGGTTACCTGCGCGAGCTTGAAGACCGCCGCAAGGCCATCCTCGAATCAGTTCGGGAGCAGGGCAAGCTCGATGCCGCGCTCGAGGCCTCCATTCTCGCCGCCGACAGCAAGGCCCGCCTCGAAGACATCTACCTGCCGTTCAAGCCGAAGCGCCGCACCAAGGCGGAGATTGCCAAGGAAGCCGGCCTCGAGCCGCTCGCCAATCAGCTGATGGCGGAACCCACCAACGATCCGAAGGTCGTCGCGGAAAGCTTCGTCAACGCCGAGAAGGGCGTTGCGGATGCCACAGCTGCGCTGGACGGCGCCCGCGCCATCCTGGTCGAGCGGTTCGACGAGGACGCCGATTTGATCGGCGCGCTTCGCGAGGAGATGTGGACCAACGCGCGCATGGCGTCCAAGGTGCGCGACGGCAAGAAGACCGAGGGCGAAAAATTCGCCGACTATTTCGAGTTCTCCGAGCCGCTGACCAAATTGCCGTCGCACCGCATCCTCGCGATGTTCCGCGGCGAGAAGGAAGAGATCCTCGACCTGCAAATCCAGGCCGAGGCCGAGGCGCCGCCGCCGGGCGTGCCGAGCGCCTATGAATTGAAGATCATGAAGCGGTTCGGCATCGCCGACCTCAAACGCGCCGGTGATCGCTGGCTGATCGACACCGTGCGCTGGGCCTGGCGCACCAAGATCCAGGTGCATCTCAACATCGACTTGCGCATGCGGCTGTGGAACGCCGCCGAGACCGAGGCCGTGCGCGTGTTCGCGTCCAATCTGCGCGATCTCCTGCTGGCCGCGCCTGCCGGCACCCGCGTCACCATGGGTCTCGATCCCGGCTACCGCACCGGCGTCAAGGTCGCCGTCACCGATGCGACCGGCAAGGTGGTCGATACCGCGGTGATCTATCCGCACGAGCCGCAGCGGCAATGGAACGAGTCGCTCGCGATCCTCGGCAAGCTCGCGTTGAAGCATCGCGTCGAGCTGATCGCGATCGGCAACGGCACCGCCTCGCGCGAGACCGACAAGCTCGCGGGCGATCTCGTCAAGGGTCTGGCCGAGCTGAAGATGACCAAGATCGTGGTGTCGGAGGCCGGTGCGTCGGTCTATTCGGCTTCGGCTTTCGCCTCTGAGGAACTGCCGGGCCTCGACGTCACCCTGCGCGGCGCCGTCTCGATCGCGCGCCGTCTGCAGGATCCGCTCGCCGAGCTGGTCAAGATCGAGCCCAAGGCGATCGGCGTCGGCCAGTATCAGCACGATCTCGGCCAGGCCAAGCTCGCCAAATCGCTCGACGCCGTGGTCGAGGATTGTGTGAACGCGGTCGGCGTCGACGTCAACACCGCCTCGGCGCCGCTGCTCGCCCGCGTGTCCGGCGTCGGCTCAGGCCTGGCGCAGAGCATCGTGGCCCACCGCGACGCCAACGGCCCGTTCAAGTCGCGCAAGGCGCTCAAGGACGTGCCGCGGCTCGGGCCGAAGGCGTTCGAGCAGTGCGCCGGCTTCCTGCGCATTCTCGGTGGCGAGGACCCGCTCGATGCGTCCGGTGTTCATCCGGAAGCCTATCCGGTGGTGCGCCGGATTCTCAGCGCCACCAAGAGCGACATCAAGGCGCTGATCGGCAGCAGCGAGATCGTGCGCACGCTGAAGCCGAAGGACTTCGTCGACGAGACCTTCGGTCTGCCGACCGTCACCGACATCCTGCGTGAATTGGAAAAGCCCGGCCGCGACCCGCGTCCGGCGTTCAAGGCCGCGGTGTTCATGGAGGGCGTCGAGGAGATCAAGCATCTCAAGAAGGGCATGATCCTCGAGGGCACCGTGACCAACGTCGCCGCGTTCGGCGCCTTCGTCGACATCGGCGTTCACCAGGACGGTCTCGTGCACATCTCGGCGATGTCCAAGACCTACATCAAGGATCCGCGCGAGGTGGTAAAGCCCGGCGACATCGTCAAGGTGAAGGTGCTGGACTTCGAGGTCGCGCGCAAGCGCATCTCGCTGACGCTGCGCCTCGACGACGAGGTCGGCTCCAAGAAGGACGCCCCCGGAATGCAGCGCGACAACAGCTCGCGCAACCCGTCGCGCATGACCTCCTCCGCACCCCGCAAGCA
- a CDS encoding LLM class flavin-dependent oxidoreductase produces MEIGYFTMPSHPPECGLKEGNDWDLQVMRWLDELGYQEAWVGEHHTAPWEPNPTPDLLIAQALMQTKKLRIGPGGFLLPYHHPAELANRVAMLDHLSEGRLNFGVAASGLPSDWAMFNVDGMSGQNRDMTREALEIILKLWTEPAPFTHKGKFWTVTKPDTMFDFLKPHIKPLQAPHPPIGVAGLSKNSDTLKLAGERGFIPMSLNLNPAYVSSHWDSVEIGAAKTGRKPNRADWRLVREVFVADTDEEAWKLSTGDMMGRMMSEYFLPLLGHFGFKDYLKHAPDVPDSDVTVEYCAKRNWIVGSPATVAEKIEKIYDEVGGFGVLLVFGFDYKHKAEAWHHSLSLLKNEVMPRVAHLGSAKKAA; encoded by the coding sequence ATGGAGATCGGCTATTTCACGATGCCTTCGCATCCGCCGGAGTGCGGCCTGAAGGAAGGGAACGACTGGGACCTGCAGGTCATGCGCTGGCTCGACGAGCTCGGCTATCAGGAGGCCTGGGTCGGCGAGCACCACACCGCGCCCTGGGAACCCAACCCCACGCCGGACCTGTTGATCGCACAGGCGCTGATGCAGACCAAGAAGCTTCGCATCGGGCCGGGCGGCTTCCTCCTGCCCTATCACCACCCGGCCGAGCTCGCCAACCGTGTCGCGATGCTCGACCATCTCTCCGAGGGCCGGCTCAATTTCGGCGTCGCAGCGTCGGGCCTGCCGAGCGACTGGGCGATGTTCAACGTTGACGGCATGAGCGGACAGAACCGCGACATGACCCGCGAGGCGCTCGAGATCATCTTGAAACTCTGGACCGAGCCTGCGCCGTTCACCCACAAAGGCAAGTTCTGGACGGTGACCAAGCCGGACACGATGTTCGACTTCCTCAAGCCGCACATCAAGCCGTTGCAGGCGCCGCATCCGCCGATCGGCGTCGCTGGTCTGTCGAAGAACTCGGACACGCTGAAGCTCGCGGGCGAGCGCGGCTTCATCCCGATGAGCCTCAACCTCAACCCCGCCTATGTCTCCAGCCATTGGGACTCCGTCGAGATCGGCGCCGCCAAGACCGGACGCAAGCCGAACCGCGCGGACTGGCGTCTGGTGCGCGAGGTGTTCGTTGCCGACACGGATGAAGAGGCCTGGAAGCTCTCGACCGGCGACATGATGGGCCGGATGATGAGCGAGTACTTCCTGCCGCTGCTCGGCCATTTCGGCTTCAAGGATTATCTGAAGCACGCGCCCGACGTGCCCGACAGCGACGTCACCGTCGAATATTGCGCCAAGCGGAACTGGATCGTCGGCTCGCCCGCGACCGTCGCCGAGAAGATCGAGAAGATCTACGACGAGGTCGGCGGCTTCGGCGTGCTGCTGGTGTTCGGCTTCGACTACAAGCACAAGGCCGAAGCCTGGCATCACTCGCTCTCGCTGCTGAAGAACGAGGTGATGCCGCGCGTTGCGCATCTCGGCTCCGCGAAGAAGGCGGCTTGA
- a CDS encoding 2-dehydro-3-deoxygalactonokinase → MTEPAYVAVDWGTSSFRLWLVDRAGEVLAERRSDEGMLAAAKTGFPAVLQAHLAAAEAPDHLPVLVCGMAGAKTGWVEAGYVDTPAPLSAVLKQAVRVPGQARDIRILPGIAQRDAAAPDVMRGEETQLLGALGLDAAGEALVCMPGTHSKWVRVKGGIVERFSTFMTGELFSVVSRETILSFAVAGADEAEDVASFKAAVKAAYAAPAFAANLLFGARSRQLLFGGTPAAARETLSGTLIGIELAAGLSGTVPRAGVALIASGRLAMLYRHAFDALSVTAGPVDADEAVRRGLSMAAAAIWRK, encoded by the coding sequence ATGACCGAACCCGCTTATGTCGCGGTGGACTGGGGCACCAGCAGTTTTCGCCTGTGGCTGGTCGATCGTGCCGGCGAGGTGCTGGCCGAGCGCCGCAGCGACGAGGGTATGCTGGCGGCGGCGAAGACCGGCTTTCCCGCCGTGCTGCAAGCGCATCTTGCGGCGGCCGAAGCGCCGGATCATCTGCCGGTTCTCGTCTGCGGCATGGCCGGCGCCAAGACCGGCTGGGTCGAAGCCGGCTATGTCGATACGCCGGCGCCGCTCTCGGCCGTGCTGAAACAGGCCGTGCGCGTTCCCGGCCAGGCGCGCGACATCCGGATCCTGCCCGGCATTGCACAGCGCGACGCAGCCGCGCCGGACGTCATGCGCGGCGAGGAGACGCAGCTGCTCGGCGCGCTCGGCCTCGATGCCGCCGGCGAGGCGCTGGTCTGCATGCCCGGCACGCATTCGAAATGGGTGCGCGTCAAAGGGGGCATCGTCGAACGTTTCTCCACCTTCATGACCGGCGAGCTCTTCAGCGTGGTCTCGCGCGAGACGATCCTGTCGTTCGCGGTCGCGGGCGCTGATGAAGCCGAGGATGTCGCGAGCTTCAAGGCGGCGGTCAAGGCCGCGTACGCGGCGCCGGCCTTCGCCGCCAACCTGTTGTTCGGTGCGCGGTCGCGCCAGCTTCTGTTCGGCGGCACGCCGGCCGCGGCGCGCGAGACGCTGTCGGGCACGTTGATCGGCATCGAGCTGGCGGCCGGGCTCTCCGGCACCGTGCCGCGAGCGGGTGTCGCGTTGATTGCCTCGGGGCGGCTTGCGATGCTGTATCGCCACGCCTTCGACGCCTTGTCAGTGACCGCCGGGCCGGTCGATGCGGATGAAGCCGTTCGCCGCGGCCTGTCGATGGCGGCTGCCGCGATCTGGAGGAAGTAG
- a CDS encoding 2-dehydro-3-deoxy-6-phosphogalactonate aldolase, producing the protein MTVAFPPMKRPLVAILRGVKPEETEAIVSVLIEAGMTAIEIPLNSPDPFRSIATAVKQAPSGVLIGAGTVLTTADVDRLNDVGGKLMVSPNVDTQVLVRAHQYAMVTLPGVFSPTEALLAARSGASGLKFFPASVLGAAGIAAIKAVLPSGVMIAAVGGVSDQNFAEYIKGGVTAFGLGSSLYKPGMSATDVAARAKVTIAAYDRAIAKD; encoded by the coding sequence ATGACCGTTGCCTTTCCGCCGATGAAGCGGCCGCTGGTCGCGATCCTGCGCGGCGTCAAGCCCGAGGAGACCGAGGCCATCGTCAGCGTGCTGATCGAAGCCGGCATGACCGCGATCGAGATCCCCCTGAACTCGCCTGATCCATTCCGCTCCATCGCAACGGCGGTGAAGCAGGCGCCGTCAGGCGTGCTGATCGGCGCCGGCACGGTGCTGACCACCGCGGATGTCGATCGCCTCAACGACGTCGGCGGCAAGCTGATGGTCTCGCCGAACGTCGACACGCAGGTGCTCGTGCGTGCACATCAGTACGCCATGGTGACGCTGCCCGGCGTGTTTTCTCCGACCGAGGCGCTGCTTGCCGCACGCTCCGGCGCATCGGGATTGAAATTCTTTCCGGCAAGCGTGCTAGGCGCCGCCGGCATTGCCGCGATCAAGGCGGTGCTGCCATCAGGCGTGATGATCGCCGCCGTCGGCGGCGTCTCCGACCAGAACTTTGCCGAATATATCAAGGGCGGCGTGACCGCCTTCGGGCTCGGCTCGAGCCTCTACAAGCCCGGCATGAGCGCAACGGATGTGGCCGCTCGCGCAAAGGTGACGATCGCGGCTTACGATCGGGCGATTGCGAAAGACTGA
- the poxB gene encoding ubiquinone-dependent pyruvate dehydrogenase — translation MAINNVADLFVATLEQAGVKRIYGIVGDSLNALTEALRRRGHEEVAAFAAAGEAEMTGSLAVCAGSCGPGNLHLINGLFDAHRSRVPVLAIAAQIPTAEIGGGYFQETHPQNLFRECSHYCELVSDPSQLPFVLENAIRAAVGLRGVAVVAMPGDVAFRSPPKRALSTARGLNVPAPKVMPQADELQALADLLNGAERITLFCGRGCAGAHAPLMQLAEALKSPIVHALGGKEHVEYDNPYDVGMTGFIGFSSGYAAMHACDALVMLGTDFPYKQFFPTDAKVAQIDIRPENLGRRCRIDLGLVGDVKLTIAALLPLLKAKTPRKHLDDAIAHYKKAREGLDSLAKGTPGSKPIHPQYLAKIISDHASNDAIFTADVGTPTVWAARYLDMNGRRRLIGSFVHGSMANAMPQAIGAQASQPGRQVISLSGDGGFTMLMGDLITLTQEKLPVKVVIFNNGVLGFVALEMKAAGFVDTNVDLENPDFAAMARAMGIFAKRVEDPGELPGAVKEMLAHNGPALLDVVTAKQELSMPPTITTEQIKGFSLWVLRAVMNGRGDEVLDLAKTNLLPR, via the coding sequence ATGGCGATCAACAACGTGGCCGATCTGTTCGTGGCAACGCTCGAACAGGCCGGCGTCAAGCGCATCTACGGCATTGTCGGCGACAGCCTGAACGCCCTGACCGAGGCGCTGCGCCGCCGCGGCCACGAGGAGGTCGCAGCGTTCGCCGCCGCCGGCGAAGCGGAGATGACCGGGAGCCTTGCGGTCTGCGCGGGCTCCTGCGGTCCCGGCAATCTGCATCTGATCAATGGGCTGTTCGATGCGCATCGCAGCCGCGTTCCCGTGCTGGCGATCGCCGCGCAGATCCCGACGGCCGAGATCGGCGGCGGCTATTTCCAGGAGACGCATCCGCAAAACCTGTTCCGCGAATGCAGCCATTATTGCGAGCTGGTCTCCGACCCGAGCCAGCTTCCCTTCGTGCTGGAGAACGCCATCCGCGCGGCGGTGGGCCTGCGCGGCGTCGCGGTCGTCGCCATGCCCGGCGACGTCGCGTTCCGCAGCCCGCCCAAGCGCGCGCTGTCGACGGCGCGCGGCCTCAACGTGCCGGCGCCGAAGGTGATGCCGCAGGCGGACGAGCTGCAGGCGCTGGCCGACCTCCTCAACGGCGCCGAGCGCATCACCTTGTTCTGTGGCCGCGGCTGCGCCGGCGCGCATGCGCCCTTGATGCAGCTTGCGGAGGCGCTGAAGAGCCCGATCGTGCATGCGCTCGGCGGCAAGGAGCATGTCGAATACGACAACCCCTACGACGTCGGCATGACCGGTTTCATCGGCTTCTCCTCGGGCTACGCGGCCATGCACGCCTGCGACGCGCTGGTGATGCTCGGCACCGATTTTCCCTACAAGCAGTTCTTCCCGACCGATGCGAAGGTCGCGCAGATCGACATCCGCCCGGAAAATCTGGGACGGCGGTGCAGGATCGATCTCGGCCTCGTCGGCGACGTCAAGCTCACCATCGCGGCGCTGCTGCCGCTGCTCAAAGCCAAGACCCCGCGCAAGCATCTCGACGATGCCATTGCGCATTACAAGAAGGCGCGCGAAGGGCTCGATTCGCTCGCCAAGGGCACGCCGGGCAGCAAGCCGATCCACCCGCAATATCTCGCAAAGATCATCAGCGACCACGCCTCAAATGACGCCATCTTCACCGCCGATGTCGGGACGCCGACGGTGTGGGCCGCGCGCTATCTCGACATGAACGGCCGCCGCCGGCTGATCGGCTCCTTCGTGCACGGCTCGATGGCCAACGCGATGCCGCAGGCGATCGGCGCGCAGGCTTCGCAACCCGGCCGACAAGTGATCTCGCTCTCCGGCGACGGCGGCTTCACCATGCTGATGGGCGATCTGATCACGCTGACGCAAGAGAAGCTGCCGGTGAAGGTCGTGATATTCAATAACGGCGTGCTCGGCTTCGTCGCGCTGGAGATGAAGGCGGCCGGCTTCGTCGACACTAATGTCGACCTGGAGAACCCTGACTTCGCGGCGATGGCGCGCGCGATGGGCATCTTTGCCAAACGCGTCGAGGATCCCGGCGAGCTCCCCGGTGCGGTGAAGGAGATGCTCGCCCATAACGGGCCGGCGTTGCTCGACGTCGTCACCGCCAAGCAGGAATTGTCGATGCCGCCGACCATCACCACCGAGCAGATCAAGGGCTTCAGCCTCTGGGTGCTGCGCGCGGTGATGAACGGCCGCGGCGACGAGGTGTTGGATCTCGCGAAGACGAACTTGCTGCCACGCTAG